One segment of Papaver somniferum cultivar HN1 unplaced genomic scaffold, ASM357369v1 unplaced-scaffold_137, whole genome shotgun sequence DNA contains the following:
- the LOC113334459 gene encoding probable pre-mRNA-splicing factor ATP-dependent RNA helicase DEAH2, whose product MSTERKRKVSLFDVVDETSVSAAAKLVKMNGFGGGLIHNNPLVNRWNGRPYSQRYMDILEKRKTLPVWQQKDEFLQVLKNNQTLILVGETGSGKTTQIPQFVIDAVELENPGKRKKMMVACTQPRRVAAMSVSRRVAEEMDVTIGEEVGYSIRFEDCSSAKTVLKYLTDGMLLREAMTDPLLENYKVIILDEAHERTLATDVLFGLLKEVLKNRPDLKLVVMSATLEAEKFQAYFSGAPLMKVPGRLHPVEIFYTQDPERDYLEAAIRTVVQIHICEGPGDILVFLTGEEEIEDACRKITKEIGNQGEQVGPVKVVPLYSTLPPAMQQKIFDAAPPPLKEGGPAGRKIVVSTNIAETSLTIDGIVYVIDPGFAKQKVYNPRVRVESLLVSPISRASAHQRSGRAGRTQPGKCFRLYTEGSFNNDLQPQTYPEILRSNLANTVLTLKKLGIDDLVHFDFMDPPAPETLMRALEVLNYLGALDDEGNLTKLGEIMADFPLDPQMSKMLVVSPSFNCSNEILSVSAMLSVPNCFVRPREAQKAADEAKARFGHIDGDHLTLLNVYHAYKQNNEDPSWCYDNFVNARALKSADNVRQQLMRIMTRFNLKLCSTDFNSRDYYINIRKAMLSGYFMQVAHLERTGHYLTVKDNQVVHLHPSNCLDHKPEWVIYNEYVLTSRNFIRTVTDVRGEWLVDIAPHYYDLENFPQCEAKRVLERLYQKREKDKENSKNKKQ is encoded by the exons ATGTCGAcggagagaaaaaggaaagtaagTTTATTTGATGTAGTTGATGAAACATCGGTATCTGCTGCTGCTAAACTTGTTAAGATGAATGGATTCGGAGGGGGTTTAATTCATAATAATCCACTTGTGAATCGATGGAATGGAAGACCGTATTCGCAGAGATATATGGATATTTTGGAGAAAAGAAAAACACTTCCTGTTTGGCAGCAGAAAGATGAGTTTTTGCAGGTTTTGAAGAATAATCAGACTTTGATTTTGGTCGGTGAAACTGGTAGTGGTAAAACTACTCAG ATTCCCCAGTTTGTGATTGATGCCGTCGAGTTAGAAAATCCAGGAAAGCGAAAGAAAATGATGGTTGCTTGCACCCAACCACGTAGGGTTGCTGCTATGTCTGTTTCTCGACGTGTTGCTGAGGAGATGGATGTGACAATTGGAGAAGAAGTTGGTTATAGCATCCGTTTCGAAGACTGTAGTAGTGCAAAAACTGTTCTCAA GTACTTAACAGATGGTATGCTCTTAAGAGAAGCTATGACTGATCCTCTCTTGGAAAACTATAAAGTGATAATTCTGGACGAGGCTCACGAAAGAACTTTAGCAACAGATGTGTTGTTTGGTCTTCTGAAAGAAGTCTTAAAAAATAGACCAGATCTTAAATTGGTGGTTATGAGTGCAACCCTGGAGGCTGAAAAGTTTCAGGCATACTTCAGTGGTGCCCCTCTTATGAAGGTTCCTGGAAGGCTTCATCCAGTTGAGATATTCTACACTCAGGATCCTGAGAGAGATTACCTTGAAGCAGCAATTCGTACAGTTGTGCAGATACATATATGTGAGGGTCCCGGTGACATTCTTGTTTTTCTAACTGGAGAGGAAGAGATAGAAGACGCATGTCGGAAAATAACTAAGGAAATAGGAAACCAGGGTGAGCAAGTGGGTCCTGTGAAAGTAGTGCCACTGTATTCTACTCTCCCTCCAGCGATGCAGCAGAAGATATTTGATGCTGCTCCACCTCCTTTGAAGGAGGGTGGTCCTGCTGGAAGGAAGATTGTGGTGTCGACCAATATTGCTGAAACTTCTCTGACTATAGATGGTATAGTTTATGTTATTGATCCTGGGTTTGCGAAACAGAAAGTCTACAATCCACGAGTGCGAGTGGAATCCTTGTTGGTGTCACCAATATCAAGGGCAAGTGCTCACCAGAGATCAGGTCGTGCAGGAAGAACACAACCTGGGAAGTGTTTCAGACTGTACACGGAGGGAAGTTTTAATAATGATCTTCAGCCGCAAACATACCCAGAAATATTGAGGTCAAATCTTGCAAACACCGTTCTTACCCTGAAGAAACTTGGAATTGACGATCTGGTGCATTTTGATTTTATGGATCCACCTGCTCCTGAGACATTGATGCGTGCGTTGGAGGTGTTGAACTATCTGGGTGCTTTGGATGACGAAGGAAACCTTACTAAATTGGGGGAGATTATGGCTGATTTTCCGCTGGATCCTCAAATGTCGAAGATGCTTGTTGTTAGTCCAAGCTTTAATTGTTCCAACGAAATTCTCTCAGTTTCAGCTATGCTTTCAG TACCCAATTGCTTTGTCCGGCCTAGGGAGGCTCAAAAAGCTGCAGATGAAGCGAAAGCTCGGTTTGGCCACATTGATGGGGACCATCTCACACTTTTGAACGTGTATCACGCCTACAAGCAAAACA ATGAGGACCCTTCGTGGTGTTATGATAACTTTGTCAATGCTAGGGCGCTGAAGTCTGCTGATAATGTGAGGCAACAATTAATGCGCATCATGACCAGATTCAACCTCAAGCTATGCAGCACAGATTTCAACAGCCGTGACTACTACATCAACATCAGGAAGGCTATGCTGTCCGGTTATTTCATGCAAGTAGCTCACCTTGAACGTACAGGACACTATCTAACAGTGAAAGATAATCAG GTTGTCCATCTGCATCCATCAAACTGTCTGGATCACAAGCCGGAGTGGGTCATTTACAATGAGTACGTGTTGACTAGCAGGAATTTCATTCGTACCGTTACAGACGTTCGCGGAGAGTG GCTTGTTGATATAGCACCCCATTATTATGATCTGGAGAACTTTCCACAGTGTGAGGCGAAGCGCGTCCTAGAAAGGCTTTACCAGAAACGAGAGAAGGATAAAGAAAACAGCAAGAACAAAAAGCAGTAG